A single genomic interval of uncultured Desulfobacter sp. harbors:
- a CDS encoding YkgJ family cysteine cluster protein translates to MNDEMLPVNLNDPMQFNCSPDNPCFNQCCRDLNQALTPYDILRMKNAVNMPSWQFLQEYTVRHTGPGSGLPVLTFKTNPAAGYACPFVTESGCSIYNDRPASCRMYPLARAIVKDRATGKNVEYFALIEEEHCKGFGVQGNETVAQWLKGQDVVDHNAENDKILELISLKNQIRPGKLEEAEEDIFYMALYDLDNFKIQIEEKGLLASMDLPVEYVEKVVAEDLSLLNFGIAWVKYQLFGKDLEIQG, encoded by the coding sequence ATGAACGATGAGATGCTGCCTGTGAACTTGAATGATCCCATGCAATTCAACTGCAGTCCGGATAACCCTTGCTTCAATCAGTGCTGTAGGGATTTGAATCAGGCGCTGACGCCCTATGATATTCTGAGAATGAAAAATGCCGTAAATATGCCGTCCTGGCAGTTTTTGCAGGAATATACAGTCCGCCATACCGGTCCCGGCTCCGGGTTGCCGGTGCTCACCTTCAAGACCAATCCGGCCGCTGGCTATGCCTGCCCTTTTGTTACGGAGTCAGGATGTTCCATATATAATGACCGTCCTGCATCATGCCGCATGTATCCTTTGGCCCGGGCCATTGTAAAGGACAGGGCCACCGGAAAAAATGTTGAGTATTTTGCTTTGATTGAAGAAGAACACTGCAAAGGCTTTGGCGTTCAAGGCAATGAAACTGTTGCCCAGTGGCTTAAAGGCCAGGATGTGGTCGACCACAACGCGGAAAATGATAAAATTCTCGAACTGATCAGCCTTAAAAATCAGATCCGGCCCGGAAAGCTCGAGGAAGCTGAAGAAGATATTTTTTACATGGCGTTATATGATCTGGATAATTTCAAGATTCAGATTGAGGAAAAAGGGCTTCTTGCTTCAATGGACCTGCCCGTGGAATATGTGGAAAAGGTTGTGGCTGAGGATTTAAGCCTGCTTAATTTCGGCATTGCCTGGGTGAAATATCAGTTGTTTGGCAAAGATTTGGAAATTCAAGGCTGA
- the aprA gene encoding adenylyl-sulfate reductase subunit alpha, with product MALPNKPAGELKIVREPEVEKRDVDVLIIGGGMAACGTAFEIKKWADDDTKILLVDKAALERSGAVAQGLSAINTYIGENKPEDYVRMVRNDLMGIVREDLIFDLGRHVDDSVHLFEEWGLPIWKKTDDNKNLDGKKGLKLGTLKGGATPVRTGKWQIMINGESYKRIVAEAGKKALGDENILERVFIVEILNDKDDPKRAAGAVGFSVRENKVYIINAKVMMVACGGAVNIYQPRSVAEGKGRAWYPVWNAGSTYTMALRAGAELSMMENRFTPARFKDGYGPVGAWFLLFKAKVVNGLGEFYAGNEETKKELEKYAPYGTAAVTPTCLRNHLMMKEYKEGRGPIIMETTKALAALGETMDKKELKHLESEAWEDFLDMSVGQAGLWCATNTEPEKKDSEIMPTEPYLLGSHSGCCGIWCSGPEEDWVPDSYKWGYNRMTTCRGLFTAGDGVGCSGHKFSSGSHAEGRIIAKSMLQYLKAEGDKVTGFAETDQELVDMVYYPVYNYLDNCEYTTATDVNPKYCKPAGMAMRLMKMTNEYGAGTGSMYMTNGKSLEVLMDLFEMFREDLEKIAAGDLHELLRAWEIIHRLYTVQAHTRHIQFREESRFPGFYYRGDFMGQNDEEWFCFVNSSYDKKTNEWTLKKEPYHKIISD from the coding sequence ATGGCATTACCTAACAAACCGGCTGGTGAACTGAAAATCGTTAGAGAGCCAGAGGTAGAAAAAAGAGACGTTGATGTTCTGATCATCGGCGGTGGTATGGCTGCCTGCGGTACTGCATTTGAGATCAAAAAATGGGCTGATGACGACACCAAAATCCTGCTGGTTGACAAAGCTGCTCTTGAACGGTCCGGCGCTGTTGCCCAGGGCCTGTCCGCCATCAACACCTACATCGGCGAAAACAAGCCTGAAGATTATGTCCGCATGGTCCGTAACGACCTGATGGGTATTGTTCGTGAAGACTTGATCTTTGACCTTGGCCGTCACGTTGATGATTCCGTACATCTGTTCGAAGAATGGGGACTTCCCATCTGGAAAAAAACCGACGACAACAAAAACCTCGACGGTAAAAAAGGTCTGAAGCTGGGTACCCTTAAGGGCGGCGCCACTCCGGTTCGTACCGGTAAATGGCAGATCATGATCAATGGTGAATCCTACAAGAGAATCGTTGCTGAAGCCGGTAAAAAAGCCCTTGGCGACGAAAACATCCTTGAAAGAGTTTTCATCGTTGAAATCCTCAACGACAAAGATGATCCCAAAAGAGCTGCCGGCGCGGTTGGTTTCTCCGTACGTGAAAACAAAGTTTACATCATCAACGCAAAAGTTATGATGGTTGCCTGCGGTGGCGCGGTTAACATCTACCAGCCCCGTTCCGTTGCTGAAGGTAAAGGTCGTGCATGGTATCCCGTATGGAATGCCGGTTCCACCTACACCATGGCTCTTAGAGCTGGTGCTGAACTGTCCATGATGGAAAACCGTTTCACCCCGGCCCGTTTTAAAGACGGTTACGGTCCTGTTGGTGCATGGTTCCTGCTGTTTAAAGCTAAAGTTGTTAACGGCCTTGGTGAATTCTATGCCGGTAACGAAGAAACCAAAAAAGAGCTTGAAAAATATGCTCCTTACGGAACTGCTGCCGTAACACCGACCTGTCTGCGTAACCATCTGATGATGAAAGAATACAAAGAAGGCCGCGGTCCCATCATCATGGAAACCACCAAAGCCCTTGCTGCGCTTGGCGAAACCATGGACAAAAAAGAGCTGAAACATCTCGAGTCAGAAGCTTGGGAAGATTTCCTTGACATGTCCGTTGGTCAGGCCGGTCTGTGGTGTGCTACCAACACCGAGCCCGAGAAAAAAGACTCTGAAATTATGCCCACCGAACCGTACCTGCTGGGTTCTCATTCCGGTTGCTGCGGCATCTGGTGCTCAGGCCCTGAAGAAGACTGGGTACCTGATTCCTACAAATGGGGCTACAACAGAATGACCACATGTCGCGGTCTGTTCACTGCCGGTGACGGCGTTGGCTGCTCCGGTCATAAATTCTCCTCCGGCTCCCATGCAGAAGGCCGTATCATTGCTAAATCCATGCTTCAGTACCTGAAAGCCGAAGGCGACAAGGTTACCGGTTTTGCTGAAACTGATCAGGAACTGGTTGATATGGTTTACTATCCGGTATACAACTACCTGGATAACTGTGAATATACCACAGCCACAGACGTTAACCCCAAATACTGCAAACCTGCCGGTATGGCCATGCGTCTGATGAAAATGACCAATGAGTATGGTGCTGGTACCGGTTCTATGTACATGACCAACGGCAAATCTCTTGAAGTTCTCATGGACCTGTTCGAAATGTTCCGTGAAGACCTTGAGAAAATCGCTGCCGGCGACCTGCATGAACTGCTTAGAGCATGGGAAATTATCCATCGTCTCTACACTGTTCAGGCTCACACCCGTCACATCCAGTTCCGTGAAGAATCCCGTTTCCCTGGTTTCTACTACAGAGGCGACTTCATGGGCCAGAATGACGAAGAATGGTTCTGCTTTGTTAACTCTTCTTATGACAAGAAGACCAACGAGTGGACCCTGAAAAAAGAACCCTATCACAAAATCATCTCCGACTAG
- the qmoC gene encoding quinone-interacting membrane-bound oxidoreductase complex subunit QmoC: MSANYLAQPDLGFIAELRGLGGETLKKCYQCATCSVACPIAPENSPFPRKEMIAASWGLKDKLISNGDIWLCHNCGDCTDMCPRGAAPGDVLAAIRSAAITEYATPKSLAKAVNDPSKLPLLLGIPAAWFALLAIITMGFGGIMEKIFHALFGDALGGRLHWSHAHEGAEHVIAHANFVSTWFVDMTFVPLSIFVAVVFFLGLKRFIVDVHDNAVLEGKTDKTNLDYKALLLSIKNVIPMILKHNKFTQCGTNKERATPHMMVLYAFIGLFIVTAVCGIMLYVGGYAGPYPQLNPIKWLANIAGVALVIGSGIMIKSRLTNKEQVTTYKDWFILGVVFALGLSGMLTEMARLAEIAWLSYFFYWIHLIAIFNLFAFLPYSKMAHIVYRTVAMGYADYANRK; the protein is encoded by the coding sequence ATGAGTGCCAATTATCTTGCCCAACCAGATCTGGGATTCATTGCCGAGCTTAGAGGTCTTGGCGGAGAAACCCTGAAAAAATGTTATCAATGCGCCACATGTTCCGTGGCCTGCCCCATTGCACCTGAAAACAGCCCCTTCCCCAGAAAGGAAATGATTGCTGCCTCATGGGGTCTTAAAGACAAACTGATCAGCAACGGAGACATCTGGCTGTGTCACAATTGCGGTGACTGCACGGATATGTGTCCTCGTGGCGCAGCCCCCGGTGATGTACTGGCAGCGATCCGCTCTGCGGCCATTACTGAATACGCAACCCCCAAATCCCTTGCCAAGGCAGTAAATGATCCGTCCAAACTGCCGCTTCTGCTTGGGATTCCGGCGGCCTGGTTTGCGCTGCTTGCCATTATCACAATGGGCTTTGGCGGCATCATGGAAAAAATTTTCCATGCCTTGTTCGGTGACGCCCTTGGCGGACGTCTTCACTGGTCTCATGCCCATGAAGGCGCAGAACATGTTATCGCCCATGCCAACTTTGTCTCCACCTGGTTTGTGGATATGACCTTTGTTCCCTTGTCTATTTTTGTCGCAGTTGTCTTCTTTCTCGGCTTGAAACGCTTTATTGTCGATGTTCATGACAATGCGGTACTTGAAGGCAAAACAGACAAAACCAACCTTGATTACAAAGCTCTTTTACTGTCTATTAAAAATGTCATACCCATGATATTGAAACATAACAAATTCACTCAGTGCGGAACGAATAAAGAGCGCGCCACCCCGCATATGATGGTGCTTTATGCCTTTATCGGCCTTTTCATTGTAACTGCAGTATGCGGCATCATGCTTTACGTAGGCGGTTATGCCGGTCCTTATCCCCAGCTTAACCCAATTAAATGGCTGGCCAATATCGCAGGTGTTGCCCTGGTCATTGGTTCGGGCATAATGATCAAGAGCAGACTTACCAACAAGGAACAGGTCACAACTTATAAAGACTGGTTCATTCTTGGTGTTGTCTTCGCCTTAGGCCTTTCCGGTATGCTCACGGAAATGGCCCGCCTGGCTGAGATCGCATGGCTTTCTTACTTCTTTTACTGGATTCACCTGATTGCCATCTTCAACCTGTTTGCATTCCTGCCGTATTCAAAAATGGCCCACATTGTATACCGTACGGTTGCCATGGGTTATGCAGATTACGCCAACAGAAAATAG
- a CDS encoding ammonium transporter, protein MLRHCVLTIGFILLNVCPALAGEGTINAGDTAWVTMSTALVMMMTPAGLALFYGGMSRYKNLLNTIAMTLVAYCLASVVWVAWGYSLAFGESDSLLIGNLNHLFLAGIDINSVSGSIPTLIFVLFQLTFACISIAIVLGSVVDRMKFSSWILFTILWVTFVYAPVCNWAWGGGWMHHIGALDFAGGNVVHINAGVSGLVLALVLGKRRGYGKEAMIPSSVAFTALGAGLLWFGWFGFNAGSELAADGVAASAFMVTNTAASVAGLAWLFAEWKISGKPTVLGLASGAVAGLVGITPAAGFVSLGGAFAIGAVAGLLGYIGVAVIKQKLGYDDSLDAFGIHGLCGIWGALATGLFATPAVTEGAVGLFYGNTKQLGIQFLSIIGTAAFAAIATLIVIYITKALTGGIRVDPEDELSGLDNAIHGERGFEIE, encoded by the coding sequence ATGTTAAGACACTGTGTACTTACTATTGGCTTTATTCTGTTAAATGTATGTCCGGCGTTGGCCGGGGAAGGTACCATTAATGCCGGAGATACTGCATGGGTAACCATGTCCACGGCCCTTGTCATGATGATGACGCCGGCCGGCCTGGCCCTGTTCTATGGCGGTATGTCACGATACAAAAACCTTCTGAATACCATTGCTATGACGCTTGTGGCGTATTGTTTGGCATCGGTGGTCTGGGTGGCCTGGGGATATTCGTTGGCCTTTGGAGAAAGCGATTCGCTCCTGATCGGCAATCTAAATCATCTGTTTTTAGCGGGCATTGATATTAATTCGGTATCCGGCTCCATTCCCACTTTAATCTTTGTTTTGTTCCAGCTGACCTTTGCCTGCATTTCCATTGCCATTGTACTGGGTTCTGTCGTGGATAGAATGAAATTTTCCTCCTGGATACTGTTCACCATCCTGTGGGTTACATTTGTTTATGCACCTGTATGCAACTGGGCATGGGGTGGTGGGTGGATGCATCACATTGGTGCCCTGGATTTTGCCGGCGGTAATGTTGTTCACATTAATGCCGGTGTATCAGGCCTGGTACTGGCCTTGGTTTTAGGCAAACGCCGTGGCTACGGAAAAGAAGCCATGATTCCCTCCTCGGTTGCGTTTACGGCACTGGGTGCAGGGCTTCTATGGTTTGGCTGGTTTGGCTTCAATGCAGGCAGTGAACTGGCAGCCGACGGCGTGGCGGCATCCGCATTCATGGTCACCAATACTGCGGCATCCGTTGCAGGACTTGCCTGGTTGTTTGCTGAGTGGAAGATCTCAGGAAAGCCCACGGTTCTCGGACTTGCCTCGGGTGCTGTTGCAGGCTTGGTCGGTATCACCCCGGCAGCAGGATTTGTTTCCCTTGGCGGCGCATTTGCCATTGGCGCCGTTGCCGGTCTTTTAGGATATATAGGCGTTGCCGTAATTAAACAGAAGCTTGGGTACGACGACTCCCTTGATGCCTTCGGAATCCATGGACTTTGCGGTATCTGGGGAGCCTTGGCCACAGGCCTTTTTGCCACACCGGCAGTTACGGAAGGAGCAGTTGGTCTTTTTTACGGTAATACAAAACAATTGGGCATCCAGTTTCTCTCCATCATCGGCACTGCGGCCTTTGCAGCTATTGCCACACTGATCGTTATTTATATTACTAAAGCGCTTACCGGCGGGATCAGGGTGGATCCGGAAGATGAATTATCCGGTCTTGATAATGCAATTCACGGCGAACGCGGCTTTGAAATTGAATAA
- a CDS encoding FAD-dependent oxidoreductase translates to MDKKYGVYICTGCGIGDTLDMDALTAVPDDEGVNCTTHPFLCSKEGVQLIQKDIDEGKVNAMVIGACSRRVNFDVFNFPGCIIERANLREGVVWPHSRETYPALAEDQKDDGEHFDQVQMKAEDYIKMGMIRLEKVTLPEPYQTESFSKKVLVIGGGVTGMSAALDAAKAGYEVTIVEKAAALGGYAAKLRSQTPVQLPFETLQAPVVDGLVQEVEGNANIDVRTNCLVARIAGQPGEFTVTMKKPGEKIPFDVPFPLPPEELVDENGKELDADAAHEKYLKYNEGREDILSLDPNGELYGAVVLAAGWRPDVLKGEKYAHLSVDNPDVVTNDEFEMIAAKGKILRPSDGKEAKRVVFIQSAGKDEDDSDFDYTGSVTSMVALKQARYVREDYADGKAFVIYQHMRTPGLQEYFYKAMQQDDGIFMTKGAVTDVTAMSSDLMVTAQNTLLGENLVLKADLVVVASGMVPATKDDPVINLAYRQGPGFRDNDIFGQYADSNYICFPYETQRTGIYAAGTVRRAMTIEESMEDATGAALKAIQCIESANRGMAVHPRSGDLTYPDFFFQRCTQCKRCTVECPFGALDDDARGTPKANPTRCRRCGTCMGACPERIISFADYTIDSIGSQVKAISVPSEDDYSEPPLRFLALVCENDAYPAFDMVGMNRVDYSPDVRVIPVRCLGSVNTIWIKDALAQGLDGVILIGCKHGDDYQCHFVKGSELAEVRVKKIGDALASLALEEERVAFAEVAIDEYDKLPQIINDFVEEVDALGPNPFKGF, encoded by the coding sequence ATGGATAAAAAATACGGCGTATACATCTGCACAGGCTGTGGTATCGGTGACACACTTGACATGGACGCATTAACAGCTGTACCCGACGACGAGGGTGTCAACTGTACCACCCATCCCTTCCTGTGTTCCAAAGAAGGTGTTCAACTTATTCAAAAGGATATTGACGAAGGCAAGGTCAACGCCATGGTTATCGGCGCTTGTTCCCGCCGGGTGAACTTTGATGTATTTAACTTCCCCGGATGCATTATTGAACGGGCTAATTTAAGGGAAGGCGTAGTATGGCCCCATTCCCGGGAAACCTATCCTGCCCTTGCCGAAGACCAGAAAGATGATGGCGAACACTTTGATCAGGTTCAAATGAAGGCTGAAGATTATATCAAAATGGGTATGATCCGCCTGGAAAAAGTCACACTGCCCGAACCTTACCAGACAGAGTCCTTTTCCAAAAAAGTGCTGGTTATCGGCGGCGGCGTAACCGGTATGTCTGCAGCACTTGATGCAGCCAAAGCCGGTTATGAAGTTACCATCGTAGAAAAAGCGGCGGCCCTTGGCGGGTATGCGGCCAAACTTCGCAGCCAGACGCCTGTTCAGCTGCCCTTTGAAACGCTTCAGGCTCCGGTGGTGGATGGACTTGTCCAGGAAGTTGAGGGCAACGCCAACATAGATGTACGAACTAACTGCCTTGTGGCACGTATTGCCGGACAGCCGGGTGAATTTACTGTAACCATGAAAAAACCCGGTGAAAAAATCCCCTTTGACGTACCCTTTCCGCTGCCTCCTGAAGAGTTGGTGGATGAAAACGGCAAAGAACTGGACGCTGACGCTGCCCATGAAAAATACTTGAAATACAATGAAGGCAGAGAAGATATCCTTTCCCTTGACCCAAACGGAGAGCTTTACGGCGCAGTTGTTCTGGCTGCCGGCTGGCGGCCTGATGTCCTTAAAGGCGAAAAATACGCTCATCTGTCTGTGGACAATCCTGATGTGGTCACCAATGACGAATTTGAAATGATTGCAGCCAAGGGCAAAATCCTGCGCCCCTCCGACGGCAAAGAAGCCAAAAGGGTTGTATTTATCCAGTCTGCCGGCAAAGATGAAGACGACAGCGATTTTGATTACACCGGTTCCGTAACGTCCATGGTGGCTTTGAAACAAGCCCGTTATGTCAGGGAAGACTATGCTGACGGCAAGGCCTTTGTCATTTACCAGCATATGAGAACCCCGGGTCTGCAGGAATATTTCTACAAAGCCATGCAGCAGGATGACGGCATTTTTATGACCAAGGGTGCAGTCACCGACGTTACAGCCATGAGTTCAGACCTGATGGTAACAGCCCAGAATACACTGCTTGGTGAAAACCTGGTGCTTAAAGCAGACTTGGTTGTTGTTGCAAGCGGTATGGTTCCGGCCACCAAGGACGACCCGGTTATCAACCTTGCCTACCGCCAGGGCCCCGGCTTCAGGGATAATGATATTTTCGGCCAGTATGCTGATTCGAACTATATCTGCTTTCCCTATGAAACCCAGAGAACCGGTATTTACGCAGCCGGTACCGTCCGCCGGGCCATGACCATTGAAGAGTCCATGGAAGACGCAACCGGTGCGGCACTGAAAGCCATTCAGTGTATTGAAAGCGCTAACCGCGGCATGGCGGTTCACCCCCGTTCCGGTGACTTGACCTATCCTGACTTTTTCTTCCAAAGATGCACCCAGTGCAAACGTTGCACCGTTGAATGCCCCTTCGGCGCCCTGGATGATGATGCCAGAGGAACCCCAAAAGCCAATCCCACCCGCTGCCGCCGTTGCGGTACCTGCATGGGTGCCTGTCCGGAACGTATTATCTCGTTTGCCGATTATACCATCGACAGTATCGGTTCCCAGGTCAAGGCCATCAGTGTTCCGTCCGAGGACGATTATAGTGAACCACCCCTGCGCTTTCTGGCCCTGGTATGTGAAAACGATGCATATCCTGCATTTGATATGGTGGGTATGAATCGCGTGGATTACTCTCCTGATGTCCGGGTGATCCCGGTTCGCTGCCTGGGTTCCGTGAACACCATCTGGATCAAGGACGCCTTGGCCCAGGGTCTTGACGGCGTTATCCTCATCGGCTGTAAACACGGCGATGATTACCAGTGCCATTTTGTCAAAGGTTCCGAACTTGCTGAAGTCCGTGTGAAAAAGATCGGAGATGCACTCGCCTCACTGGCCCTTGAAGAAGAGCGTGTGGCATTTGCGGAAGTCGCCATTGATGAATATGACAAACTACCCCAGATCATCAACGACTTTGTTGAAGAAGTGGACGCACTTGGCCCGAACCCGTTTAAAGGATTCTAA
- a CDS encoding CoB--CoM heterodisulfide reductase iron-sulfur subunit A family protein: protein MTTENSAPVSGSIMVVGGGISGLTTALEAAEVGYEVFLIEKEASLGGRVSQLKHYFPKLCPPTCGLEINYRRLKDNKNIKVYTLSEVQNVDGTPGDYTVSVKTAPRFVNSNCTCCGECEKVCETEISNEFNFGMDRRKAAYLPHNMAFPQRYVMDPAMSQDDREKVKEACKYNAIDFSMQENSFDLKVGAVVFATGWQPYDATRIDNLGFGRYQNIITNMMLERLASFNGPTEGKIIRPSDDKAPETIAFAQCAGSRDENHLPYCSYICCMASLKHATYIRAQYPDAKIYIYYIDLRTPGRKYENFYAKLKEDENVFFVKGKVAEVSEESGTGNINLVAEDTISGEKIKQTVDMLVLATGMQPSCSIDKPAADLTFDDEGFIINDFSKGGLFAAGCANKPADVVTSNQNATGMALKAIQTLRR, encoded by the coding sequence ATGACTACAGAAAATTCAGCCCCGGTAAGTGGAAGCATTATGGTGGTTGGTGGTGGAATCAGCGGTCTTACAACCGCTTTGGAAGCTGCCGAAGTGGGCTACGAAGTCTTCCTGATTGAAAAGGAAGCATCCCTTGGCGGAAGAGTTTCCCAGCTCAAGCACTACTTCCCCAAACTCTGCCCGCCTACCTGCGGCCTTGAAATCAATTACAGACGCCTCAAAGATAACAAGAACATCAAGGTGTACACACTTTCCGAGGTACAGAATGTTGATGGCACGCCCGGGGATTACACCGTCAGCGTGAAAACCGCGCCCCGTTTTGTAAACAGCAACTGCACCTGCTGCGGTGAATGTGAAAAAGTGTGCGAAACTGAAATCAGCAATGAATTCAACTTTGGCATGGATCGGCGCAAAGCCGCATATCTGCCACACAACATGGCCTTTCCCCAGCGGTATGTCATGGATCCTGCCATGAGCCAAGATGACCGGGAAAAGGTCAAAGAAGCCTGCAAATATAACGCCATTGATTTTTCAATGCAGGAAAACTCATTTGACCTGAAAGTCGGCGCCGTAGTATTCGCCACCGGATGGCAGCCTTATGATGCCACCCGCATTGACAATCTCGGTTTTGGCCGTTACCAGAACATCATTACCAACATGATGCTGGAACGTTTAGCCTCTTTCAACGGTCCCACCGAAGGTAAAATCATCCGTCCGTCCGACGACAAGGCACCGGAAACCATTGCCTTTGCCCAATGTGCAGGTTCCAGGGATGAAAACCATCTGCCCTACTGCTCATATATCTGCTGCATGGCATCCTTAAAACATGCCACATATATCAGAGCCCAATATCCTGATGCAAAAATTTACATCTATTACATTGATCTGCGGACCCCAGGCAGGAAATACGAAAACTTTTATGCCAAACTCAAAGAAGATGAAAACGTATTTTTTGTAAAAGGTAAGGTTGCCGAAGTCAGTGAAGAGAGCGGTACCGGCAACATCAATCTTGTGGCCGAAGACACCATCTCCGGTGAAAAAATCAAGCAGACCGTTGATATGCTGGTGCTGGCCACCGGAATGCAGCCCAGTTGCTCCATTGATAAGCCCGCAGCGGATCTGACCTTTGATGACGAAGGCTTTATTATCAATGACTTTTCCAAAGGCGGCCTGTTTGCAGCAGGGTGTGCCAATAAACCGGCCGATGTTGTGACATCCAACCAGAATGCAACCGGCATGGCCCTTAAAGCCATTCAGACTCTGAGGAGGTAA
- a CDS encoding SDR family oxidoreductase, translating into MEIKGKVALVLGAVKGIGKGIGLDLARQGVNLILTRHDWPDAFCDMEAEFEKTGAQHHIINADLRKINEVEGLATFIKDRYGRLDILVNNIERGGWPTVHGAYVEEQWDLEIETTLKAKRWIFEAMFPLLKAGDDAVVINISSVAAITGRSGPAALVFNEGYSAANRGVRILTETWARMGAPSVRVNELMLGLFETRHAQGTRGWREVLTDAEKRSLIDHTLAGRTGRISDVVKAVNFIIKDAPYMTGATLRIDGGFVLGGAPVPPMPRGIV; encoded by the coding sequence ATGGAAATTAAAGGAAAAGTCGCTCTGGTGCTTGGGGCGGTCAAGGGCATCGGAAAAGGCATTGGCCTGGACCTTGCCCGGCAGGGGGTAAACCTTATCCTGACTCGCCATGACTGGCCGGATGCCTTCTGTGATATGGAGGCGGAATTTGAAAAGACAGGTGCCCAACACCATATAATAAATGCAGATCTGCGTAAAATTAATGAGGTAGAGGGCCTGGCAACGTTTATAAAAGATCGGTATGGGCGTCTGGATATCCTGGTGAACAACATCGAACGCGGCGGATGGCCTACGGTTCACGGGGCATATGTTGAAGAGCAGTGGGATCTGGAAATTGAAACAACGCTTAAAGCCAAGCGTTGGATTTTTGAAGCGATGTTTCCTTTGTTGAAGGCCGGTGATGACGCCGTTGTCATTAATATTTCTTCTGTTGCGGCAATAACCGGAAGGTCCGGTCCTGCTGCCCTGGTTTTCAACGAGGGCTATTCAGCCGCCAACCGTGGCGTCCGCATACTCACTGAAACATGGGCGCGGATGGGGGCACCTTCGGTGCGGGTGAACGAATTGATGCTGGGTCTTTTTGAAACTCGCCATGCCCAGGGCACCCGGGGCTGGCGGGAGGTGCTGACGGATGCGGAAAAGCGTTCCCTGATAGACCATACTCTGGCAGGTCGGACCGGCCGAATTTCCGATGTTGTCAAAGCTGTCAATTTTATTATTAAAGATGCCCCGTATATGACCGGTGCCACCCTGCGTATAGATGGTGGGTTTGTTCTAGGCGGTGCCCCGGTGCCGCCTATGCCCCGGGGTATTGTTTAA
- the aprB gene encoding adenylyl-sulfate reductase subunit beta, producing MPSFVIAEKCDGCKGGDKTACMYICPNDLMVLDANEMKAYNQEPDQCWECYSCVKICPSQAIEVRGYSDFVPMGASVQPMMGTEDIMWTCKFRNGVVKRFKFPIRTTPEGEANAYEDLKGKDLSSGLLSTQEAEGYVLVAPTELA from the coding sequence ATGCCATCTTTTGTAATCGCAGAAAAATGTGACGGCTGTAAAGGCGGGGACAAAACCGCATGCATGTACATCTGCCCCAATGACCTGATGGTTCTGGATGCTAATGAAATGAAAGCTTACAACCAAGAACCGGATCAGTGCTGGGAATGCTACTCTTGCGTAAAAATCTGCCCCTCCCAGGCCATTGAAGTAAGAGGCTACTCTGACTTCGTGCCCATGGGCGCGTCCGTACAGCCCATGATGGGTACTGAAGACATTATGTGGACCTGTAAGTTCAGAAACGGCGTTGTAAAACGCTTCAAGTTCCCCATCAGAACCACTCCCGAAGGCGAAGCCAACGCTTATGAAGATCTGAAGGGTAAAGACCTGTCTTCCGGCCTGCTTTCCACTCAGGAAGCCGAGGGCTATGTACTGGTTGCTCCCACCGAACTGGCATAG